A DNA window from Chiloscyllium plagiosum isolate BGI_BamShark_2017 chromosome 9, ASM401019v2, whole genome shotgun sequence contains the following coding sequences:
- the tbxtb gene encoding T-box transcription factor T isoform X4, giving the protein MSSSATESGKSGQYRVDHLLSAVESELQAGSEKGDPTERELKVNLEDLDLWLKFKELTNEMIVTKNGRRMFPVLKVNVSGLDPNAMYSFVLDFVAADNHRWKYVNGEWVPGGKPEPQAPSCVYIHPDSPNFGAHWMKAPVSFSKVKLTNKLNGGGQIMLNSLHKYEPRIHIVRVGGTQRMISSHSFPETQFIAVTAYQNEEITALKIKYNPFAKAFLDSKESDHKEMLDDVSDSQQSGYSQCSWFLPSTGTLCPPSNPHAQFGGPISLSTPHGCERYSSLRNQRSAPYPNPYTHRNSSPTGYPDSSSGCLSMLPNHDNWSGLQVSTHTSMLPMTHNAGTATSSSQYPSLWSVSNSTITPVSQSGGMSNGLSSQFLRASPAHYPSLAHSVSATSSGSPLYDSGTGIELSESQYDASAHSRLTSTWTPVTPPSM; this is encoded by the exons ATGAGTTCCAGCGCAACGGAGAGTGGCAAGAGCGGCCAGTACCGCGTGGACCATCTCCTCAGTGCAGTGGAGAGTGAGCTACAGGCTGGGAGTGAGAAGGGAGACCCCACTGAGAGAGAGCTGAAAGTCAACCTGGAAGACTTGGATCTGTGGCTGAAGTTTAAGGAACTGACCAACGAAATGATCGTCACAAAGAACGGCAG GAGGATGTTTCCTGTGTTGAAAGTGAACGTGTCAGGACTAGATCCCAACGCCATGTACTCGTTTGTCTTGGACTTTGTGGCCGCCGACAACCACCGCTGGAAGTATGTGAACGGGGAGTGGGTCCCCGGTGGCAAACCGGAGCCTCAGGCTCCCAGCTGTGTTTACATCCACCCCGACTCTCCCAACTTTGGGGCGCACTGGATGAAAGCGCCCGTCTCCTTCAGTAAAGTTAAACTCACCAACAAACTGAACGGCGGCGGACAG ATTATGTTGAACTCTCTGCATAAATACGAGCCCAGAATTCACATCGTGCGAGTCGGAGGAACTCAGAGAATGATCAGCAGTCACTCATTCCCTGAGACTCAGTTCATCGCTGTGACAGCCTATCAGAATGAAGAG ATCACAGCTCTCAAAATTAAATACAATCCGTTTGCAAAGGCCTTCCTTGACTCCAAAGAGAG CGATCacaaggaaatgctggatgacgtGAGTGACAGCCAACAGTCTGGATATTCccaat GTAGCTGGTTTCTGCCGAGCACAGGTACCCTGTGTCCACCTTCTAACCCTCACGCTCAATTTGGTGGACCAATCTCACTCTCCACGCCCCACGGTTGCGAGCGTTACTCCAGTCTGAGGAACCAGCGCTCTGCTCCATACCCGAATCCTTACACGCACAGGAACAGCTCTCCGA CTGGCTATCCCGATAGCTCTTCTGGTTGCCTTTCCATGCTTCCTAACCATGACAACTGGTCGGGTCTGCAAGTCTCCACGCATACCAGCATGCTACCCATGACACACAATGCTGGCACTGCCACCAGCTCTAG CCAATACCCGAGTCTGTGGTCAGTCAGTAACAGCACCATTACCCCAGTGTCCCAGTCTGGGGGCATGTCCAACGGCCTGAGTTCACAGTTCCTGCGGGCTTCCCCGGCTCATTACCCGTCTCTGGCTCACTCAGTGAGCGCCACCTCGTCAGGATCGCCCCTGTATGACAGTGGCACTGGAATCGAGCTGTCTGAGAGCCAGTACGATGCCTCTGCGCACAGCAGACTAACTTCCACATGGACACCAGTTACTCCTCCATCCATGTGA
- the tbxtb gene encoding T-box transcription factor T isoform X2 has translation MSSSATESGKSGQYRVDHLLSAVESELQAGSEKGDPTERELKVNLEDLDLWLKFKELTNEMIVTKNGRRMFPVLKVNVSGLDPNAMYSFVLDFVAADNHRWKYVNGEWVPGGKPEPQAPSCVYIHPDSPNFGAHWMKAPVSFSKVKLTNKLNGGGQIMLNSLHKYEPRIHIVRVGGTQRMISSHSFPETQFIAVTAYQNEEITALKIKYNPFAKAFLDSKERSDHKEMLDDVSDSQQSGYSQCSWFLPSTGTLCPPSNPHAQFGGPISLSTPHGCERYSSLRNQRSAPYPNPYTHRNSSPTGYPDSSSGCLSMLPNHDNWSGLQVSTHTSMLPMTHNAGTATSSSQYPSLWSVSNSTITPVSQSGGMSNGLSSQFLRASPAHYPSLAHSVSATSSGSPLYDSGTGIELSESQYDASAHSRLTSTWTPVTPPSM, from the exons ATGAGTTCCAGCGCAACGGAGAGTGGCAAGAGCGGCCAGTACCGCGTGGACCATCTCCTCAGTGCAGTGGAGAGTGAGCTACAGGCTGGGAGTGAGAAGGGAGACCCCACTGAGAGAGAGCTGAAAGTCAACCTGGAAGACTTGGATCTGTGGCTGAAGTTTAAGGAACTGACCAACGAAATGATCGTCACAAAGAACGGCAG GAGGATGTTTCCTGTGTTGAAAGTGAACGTGTCAGGACTAGATCCCAACGCCATGTACTCGTTTGTCTTGGACTTTGTGGCCGCCGACAACCACCGCTGGAAGTATGTGAACGGGGAGTGGGTCCCCGGTGGCAAACCGGAGCCTCAGGCTCCCAGCTGTGTTTACATCCACCCCGACTCTCCCAACTTTGGGGCGCACTGGATGAAAGCGCCCGTCTCCTTCAGTAAAGTTAAACTCACCAACAAACTGAACGGCGGCGGACAG ATTATGTTGAACTCTCTGCATAAATACGAGCCCAGAATTCACATCGTGCGAGTCGGAGGAACTCAGAGAATGATCAGCAGTCACTCATTCCCTGAGACTCAGTTCATCGCTGTGACAGCCTATCAGAATGAAGAG ATCACAGCTCTCAAAATTAAATACAATCCGTTTGCAAAGGCCTTCCTTGACTCCAAAGAGAG AAGCGATCacaaggaaatgctggatgacgtGAGTGACAGCCAACAGTCTGGATATTCccaat GTAGCTGGTTTCTGCCGAGCACAGGTACCCTGTGTCCACCTTCTAACCCTCACGCTCAATTTGGTGGACCAATCTCACTCTCCACGCCCCACGGTTGCGAGCGTTACTCCAGTCTGAGGAACCAGCGCTCTGCTCCATACCCGAATCCTTACACGCACAGGAACAGCTCTCCGA CTGGCTATCCCGATAGCTCTTCTGGTTGCCTTTCCATGCTTCCTAACCATGACAACTGGTCGGGTCTGCAAGTCTCCACGCATACCAGCATGCTACCCATGACACACAATGCTGGCACTGCCACCAGCTCTAG CCAATACCCGAGTCTGTGGTCAGTCAGTAACAGCACCATTACCCCAGTGTCCCAGTCTGGGGGCATGTCCAACGGCCTGAGTTCACAGTTCCTGCGGGCTTCCCCGGCTCATTACCCGTCTCTGGCTCACTCAGTGAGCGCCACCTCGTCAGGATCGCCCCTGTATGACAGTGGCACTGGAATCGAGCTGTCTGAGAGCCAGTACGATGCCTCTGCGCACAGCAGACTAACTTCCACATGGACACCAGTTACTCCTCCATCCATGTGA
- the tbxtb gene encoding T-box transcription factor T isoform X3, whose amino-acid sequence MSSSATESGKSGQYRVDHLLSAVESELQAGSEKGDPTERELKVNLEDLDLWLKFKELTNEMIVTKNGRRMFPVLKVNVSGLDPNAMYSFVLDFVAADNHRWKYVNGEWVPGGKPEPQAPSCVYIHPDSPNFGAHWMKAPVSFSKVKLTNKLNGGGQIMLNSLHKYEPRIHIVRVGGTQRMISSHSFPETQFIAVTAYQNEEITALKIKYNPFAKAFLDSKESDHKEMLDDVSDSQQSGYSQLGSWFLPSTGTLCPPSNPHAQFGGPISLSTPHGCERYSSLRNQRSAPYPNPYTHRNSSPTGYPDSSSGCLSMLPNHDNWSGLQVSTHTSMLPMTHNAGTATSSSQYPSLWSVSNSTITPVSQSGGMSNGLSSQFLRASPAHYPSLAHSVSATSSGSPLYDSGTGIELSESQYDASAHSRLTSTWTPVTPPSM is encoded by the exons ATGAGTTCCAGCGCAACGGAGAGTGGCAAGAGCGGCCAGTACCGCGTGGACCATCTCCTCAGTGCAGTGGAGAGTGAGCTACAGGCTGGGAGTGAGAAGGGAGACCCCACTGAGAGAGAGCTGAAAGTCAACCTGGAAGACTTGGATCTGTGGCTGAAGTTTAAGGAACTGACCAACGAAATGATCGTCACAAAGAACGGCAG GAGGATGTTTCCTGTGTTGAAAGTGAACGTGTCAGGACTAGATCCCAACGCCATGTACTCGTTTGTCTTGGACTTTGTGGCCGCCGACAACCACCGCTGGAAGTATGTGAACGGGGAGTGGGTCCCCGGTGGCAAACCGGAGCCTCAGGCTCCCAGCTGTGTTTACATCCACCCCGACTCTCCCAACTTTGGGGCGCACTGGATGAAAGCGCCCGTCTCCTTCAGTAAAGTTAAACTCACCAACAAACTGAACGGCGGCGGACAG ATTATGTTGAACTCTCTGCATAAATACGAGCCCAGAATTCACATCGTGCGAGTCGGAGGAACTCAGAGAATGATCAGCAGTCACTCATTCCCTGAGACTCAGTTCATCGCTGTGACAGCCTATCAGAATGAAGAG ATCACAGCTCTCAAAATTAAATACAATCCGTTTGCAAAGGCCTTCCTTGACTCCAAAGAGAG CGATCacaaggaaatgctggatgacgtGAGTGACAGCCAACAGTCTGGATATTCccaat TAGGTAGCTGGTTTCTGCCGAGCACAGGTACCCTGTGTCCACCTTCTAACCCTCACGCTCAATTTGGTGGACCAATCTCACTCTCCACGCCCCACGGTTGCGAGCGTTACTCCAGTCTGAGGAACCAGCGCTCTGCTCCATACCCGAATCCTTACACGCACAGGAACAGCTCTCCGA CTGGCTATCCCGATAGCTCTTCTGGTTGCCTTTCCATGCTTCCTAACCATGACAACTGGTCGGGTCTGCAAGTCTCCACGCATACCAGCATGCTACCCATGACACACAATGCTGGCACTGCCACCAGCTCTAG CCAATACCCGAGTCTGTGGTCAGTCAGTAACAGCACCATTACCCCAGTGTCCCAGTCTGGGGGCATGTCCAACGGCCTGAGTTCACAGTTCCTGCGGGCTTCCCCGGCTCATTACCCGTCTCTGGCTCACTCAGTGAGCGCCACCTCGTCAGGATCGCCCCTGTATGACAGTGGCACTGGAATCGAGCTGTCTGAGAGCCAGTACGATGCCTCTGCGCACAGCAGACTAACTTCCACATGGACACCAGTTACTCCTCCATCCATGTGA
- the tbxtb gene encoding T-box transcription factor T isoform X1, with protein MSSSATESGKSGQYRVDHLLSAVESELQAGSEKGDPTERELKVNLEDLDLWLKFKELTNEMIVTKNGRRMFPVLKVNVSGLDPNAMYSFVLDFVAADNHRWKYVNGEWVPGGKPEPQAPSCVYIHPDSPNFGAHWMKAPVSFSKVKLTNKLNGGGQIMLNSLHKYEPRIHIVRVGGTQRMISSHSFPETQFIAVTAYQNEEITALKIKYNPFAKAFLDSKERSDHKEMLDDVSDSQQSGYSQLGSWFLPSTGTLCPPSNPHAQFGGPISLSTPHGCERYSSLRNQRSAPYPNPYTHRNSSPTGYPDSSSGCLSMLPNHDNWSGLQVSTHTSMLPMTHNAGTATSSSQYPSLWSVSNSTITPVSQSGGMSNGLSSQFLRASPAHYPSLAHSVSATSSGSPLYDSGTGIELSESQYDASAHSRLTSTWTPVTPPSM; from the exons ATGAGTTCCAGCGCAACGGAGAGTGGCAAGAGCGGCCAGTACCGCGTGGACCATCTCCTCAGTGCAGTGGAGAGTGAGCTACAGGCTGGGAGTGAGAAGGGAGACCCCACTGAGAGAGAGCTGAAAGTCAACCTGGAAGACTTGGATCTGTGGCTGAAGTTTAAGGAACTGACCAACGAAATGATCGTCACAAAGAACGGCAG GAGGATGTTTCCTGTGTTGAAAGTGAACGTGTCAGGACTAGATCCCAACGCCATGTACTCGTTTGTCTTGGACTTTGTGGCCGCCGACAACCACCGCTGGAAGTATGTGAACGGGGAGTGGGTCCCCGGTGGCAAACCGGAGCCTCAGGCTCCCAGCTGTGTTTACATCCACCCCGACTCTCCCAACTTTGGGGCGCACTGGATGAAAGCGCCCGTCTCCTTCAGTAAAGTTAAACTCACCAACAAACTGAACGGCGGCGGACAG ATTATGTTGAACTCTCTGCATAAATACGAGCCCAGAATTCACATCGTGCGAGTCGGAGGAACTCAGAGAATGATCAGCAGTCACTCATTCCCTGAGACTCAGTTCATCGCTGTGACAGCCTATCAGAATGAAGAG ATCACAGCTCTCAAAATTAAATACAATCCGTTTGCAAAGGCCTTCCTTGACTCCAAAGAGAG AAGCGATCacaaggaaatgctggatgacgtGAGTGACAGCCAACAGTCTGGATATTCccaat TAGGTAGCTGGTTTCTGCCGAGCACAGGTACCCTGTGTCCACCTTCTAACCCTCACGCTCAATTTGGTGGACCAATCTCACTCTCCACGCCCCACGGTTGCGAGCGTTACTCCAGTCTGAGGAACCAGCGCTCTGCTCCATACCCGAATCCTTACACGCACAGGAACAGCTCTCCGA CTGGCTATCCCGATAGCTCTTCTGGTTGCCTTTCCATGCTTCCTAACCATGACAACTGGTCGGGTCTGCAAGTCTCCACGCATACCAGCATGCTACCCATGACACACAATGCTGGCACTGCCACCAGCTCTAG CCAATACCCGAGTCTGTGGTCAGTCAGTAACAGCACCATTACCCCAGTGTCCCAGTCTGGGGGCATGTCCAACGGCCTGAGTTCACAGTTCCTGCGGGCTTCCCCGGCTCATTACCCGTCTCTGGCTCACTCAGTGAGCGCCACCTCGTCAGGATCGCCCCTGTATGACAGTGGCACTGGAATCGAGCTGTCTGAGAGCCAGTACGATGCCTCTGCGCACAGCAGACTAACTTCCACATGGACACCAGTTACTCCTCCATCCATGTGA